A window of the Lactuca sativa cultivar Salinas chromosome 5, Lsat_Salinas_v11, whole genome shotgun sequence genome harbors these coding sequences:
- the LOC111897553 gene encoding NADH dehydrogenase [ubiquinone] 1 alpha subcomplex subunit 8-B-like, whose protein sequence is MASAVDAVGEPIPTSAVLMSASKHIAGRCRGENLAFLKCKKDDPNPEKCLDKGSQVTRCVMSLLKDLHQKCTKEMDAYAGCMYHNTDEFELCRKQQKDFEKSCPLS, encoded by the exons ATGGCGAGTGCGGTAGATGCTGTTGGGGAACCGATTCCGACATCGGCGGTGCTAATGTCGGCATCGAAGCACATCGCCGGTAGATGCAGAGGCGAAAATCTAGCCTTCCTCAAATGCAAGAAGGATGATCCCAACCCTGAGAAATGTCTCGACAAAGGCAGCCAAGTTACCCGTTGCGTCATGTCCCT GCTGAAAGATCTTCATCAGAAGTGCACAAAAGAGATGGATGCTTATGCTGGGTGTATGTACCACAATACAGATGAATTTGAATTATGTCGCAAACAACAGAAAGACTTTGAGAAATCTTGTCCATTAAGTTGA